In Desertibacillus haloalkaliphilus, a single genomic region encodes these proteins:
- a CDS encoding DUF948 domain-containing protein — MEFIYISVLIIAIAFAVLVIYLTRTLRAATRTLDNVANTMSSLEKQLNGVTKETEQLLHKSNRLAEDIQHKSESLNSVFVSVKDLGDSLQGVNRSVRNVSENVSKQAERQSEQIGQAVQWGNVAIDLYRKWKVTKQQYENTNKEEK; from the coding sequence GTGGAGTTTATTTACATCAGTGTTTTGATTATCGCCATCGCGTTTGCAGTTCTTGTGATTTATTTGACACGAACCCTACGAGCTGCGACAAGAACGCTTGATAACGTGGCGAACACGATGAGTAGTTTAGAAAAGCAATTAAATGGAGTGACGAAAGAAACGGAACAGCTATTACATAAATCGAATCGCCTAGCTGAAGACATCCAACATAAATCAGAATCGTTAAATTCGGTCTTTGTATCTGTGAAGGATTTAGGGGATTCATTACAAGGAGTCAATCGCTCCGTTCGGAATGTTTCAGAAAATGTTTCCAAGCAGGCTGAACGACAATCTGAGCAGATTGGTCAAGCGGTCCAATGGGGAAATGTAGCGATTGATTTATATCGAAAGTGGAAAGTTACGAAACAACAATATGAAAATACGAACAAGGAGGAAAAGTAA
- a CDS encoding aminopeptidase, protein MRDPRIETLAKNLIQYSVKLQPGENVLIENFGLQKELVTALVNEAYASGGFPFTLLKDHQVDRSILRGASEQQLEKMATFEANVMREMDAYIGLRAGDNIAELSDVPNDKMALHGKTIGTKVHREIRVPHTKWCVLRYPSSSMAQLASMSTEGFEDFYFDVCNLDYDKMSKAMEPLVELMDKTERVRIKGEGTDLEFSIKDIPAIKCAGEMNIPDGEVYTAPVKDSVNGTITYNTPSPYQGFTFEKISFTFKDGKIIEASANDSERLNAILDSDEGARFIGEFAIGVNPHIQTPMQDILFDEKIDGSFHFTPGQAYEDAWNGNQSSIHWDIVMIQRPEYGGGEIYFDDVLIRKDGRFVIPELEGLNPENLK, encoded by the coding sequence ATGAGAGATCCAAGAATTGAAACATTAGCAAAAAATTTAATCCAATATTCTGTTAAACTTCAGCCTGGTGAGAATGTTTTAATTGAAAATTTTGGCCTACAAAAAGAACTTGTTACCGCCCTTGTCAATGAAGCGTATGCATCAGGTGGTTTCCCATTCACATTGTTGAAAGACCATCAGGTCGACCGTTCTATTTTACGAGGGGCAAGCGAACAGCAACTCGAAAAAATGGCCACATTTGAAGCCAATGTGATGCGTGAAATGGATGCCTATATCGGTTTACGTGCAGGCGATAACATTGCTGAACTATCCGATGTGCCAAATGACAAAATGGCCTTGCATGGGAAAACGATAGGCACAAAGGTCCATCGTGAAATCCGTGTCCCCCATACAAAATGGTGCGTTCTCCGCTATCCAAGTTCTTCAATGGCACAACTAGCGAGCATGAGCACTGAAGGTTTTGAAGACTTTTACTTTGATGTCTGTAACCTTGATTACGATAAAATGTCAAAGGCGATGGAACCGCTTGTTGAATTGATGGATAAGACTGAACGCGTTCGTATTAAAGGTGAAGGTACGGATTTGGAGTTTTCGATTAAAGATATTCCAGCGATTAAATGTGCTGGTGAAATGAATATTCCAGATGGTGAGGTTTATACAGCTCCAGTCAAAGATTCCGTCAATGGGACGATTACATACAATACACCGTCTCCTTACCAAGGATTTACGTTTGAGAAGATTTCATTTACGTTTAAGGATGGAAAGATCATTGAGGCAAGTGCGAATGACAGTGAACGACTCAATGCAATTTTAGATAGTGATGAGGGAGCACGGTTCATTGGTGAATTTGCCATTGGAGTTAACCCCCACATTCAAACACCAATGCAAGACATTCTCTTTGATGAGAAGATCGACGGCAGCTTCCACTTCACTCCGGGTCAAGCGTACGAGGATGCTTGGAACGGGAATCAATCCTCCATTCATTGGGATATCGTCATGATTCAACGTCCAGAATACGGTGGAGGTGAAATTTACTTTGATGACGTGTTAATTCGCAAAGACGGACGTTTTGTTATCCCTGAGCTTGAAGGGTTAAATCCTGAGAATTTAAAATAA
- a CDS encoding YtxH domain-containing protein, with the protein MGQINTKDFMIGTLIGGIAGASAALLLAPKSGKELREDLNEGAQLVYEKGNTFASSAKDKSSELVQTVTDQSNEMVDKVKEVSANVKRDVEDMRQSADELVGDLTDDIKDTNEDIADNVRKEVEQLHQSITEENDKRQ; encoded by the coding sequence ATGGGTCAAATCAATACGAAAGATTTTATGATTGGAACGTTAATTGGAGGCATTGCTGGAGCATCAGCAGCACTTTTACTTGCACCTAAGTCAGGAAAAGAGTTACGTGAAGATCTTAATGAAGGTGCTCAACTTGTATATGAAAAAGGGAATACATTTGCATCATCCGCAAAGGACAAATCGTCTGAACTAGTACAGACGGTTACTGATCAATCAAATGAAATGGTTGATAAAGTGAAAGAAGTATCTGCAAATGTAAAAAGAGATGTTGAAGACATGAGGCAGTCAGCAGATGAGCTTGTTGGCGATCTTACTGATGATATAAAAGATACGAATGAGGACATTGCTGACAACGTAAGAAAAGAAGTGGAACAATTACATCAATCGATCACTGAAGAAAACGATAAGCGTCAATAA
- the ytxJ gene encoding bacillithiol system redox-active protein YtxJ, with protein sequence MALKKVDTYDAFSEVLKSQQKVFLLKNSTTCPISENAFEEFQNFAEDNQDTDFYYLNVQEARPLSNQIADEFEIKHESPQALLFVDQNVAYDKSHWDVTYATLQELWSK encoded by the coding sequence ATGGCATTAAAAAAAGTAGACACATATGATGCATTTTCAGAAGTACTTAAAAGTCAGCAAAAGGTATTTTTATTAAAAAACAGTACGACTTGTCCGATTAGTGAGAACGCATTTGAGGAGTTTCAAAATTTTGCTGAAGACAATCAAGACACCGACTTTTATTATTTAAATGTTCAAGAGGCTCGACCATTATCAAATCAAATTGCTGATGAGTTTGAAATCAAACATGAATCACCGCAAGCATTGCTATTTGTTGATCAGAACGTCGCTTATGACAAATCTCATTGGGATGTTACGTATGCGACTTTACAAGAGCTGTGGAGTAAATAG
- the murC gene encoding UDP-N-acetylmuramate--L-alanine ligase has protein sequence MTIYHFVGIKGSGMSALAQVLHDMKFTVQGSDVEKTFFTQKPLEEKGIGILPFDANNIKPEQTIIASPAYGEDHQEIAKAREQNIPVNRYPQFLGEFIGQFTSIAITGSHGKTSTTGLLAHVLGAAEPTSYLIGDGTGKGEENSKYFAFEACEYRRHFLNYNPDYCIMTNIDFDHPDYFKDVKDVFAAFQDMAMQVRKAIIACGDDEFLQEIHANVPVVYYGLEEHNDFQGRNIKVEEHGTVFDVFVRNNFYGTFTIPGFGKHNVLNALAVIALCHYENVPADVIKENLGTFAGVKRRFSEKVVGDQVLIDDYAHHPTEINATIEAAKQKYPDKQVVAIFQPHTFTRTKTFLQEFADCLKEADQVYLCDIFSSARENDGNLTIEDLQQLIPGAKTITVESVDQLKTLSNSVLLFMGAGDIQKFQQAYEQMIT, from the coding sequence ATGACTATTTATCATTTTGTTGGCATAAAAGGGTCAGGTATGAGCGCATTAGCGCAAGTCCTGCATGATATGAAATTTACCGTGCAAGGTTCAGATGTCGAGAAAACATTCTTTACGCAAAAGCCGCTTGAAGAAAAGGGGATCGGCATTCTCCCATTTGATGCAAACAATATTAAGCCTGAACAAACGATTATTGCTTCTCCGGCGTATGGGGAAGATCATCAAGAGATTGCAAAGGCTCGTGAACAAAACATTCCAGTCAATCGATATCCGCAGTTTTTGGGTGAATTTATTGGGCAGTTTACAAGCATTGCTATTACCGGCTCACATGGAAAAACATCAACAACTGGTTTACTTGCACACGTTCTAGGTGCTGCCGAGCCGACGTCTTACTTAATTGGAGACGGTACCGGAAAAGGTGAGGAAAATAGCAAATACTTTGCTTTTGAAGCTTGTGAATACCGACGCCACTTTTTAAATTACAATCCTGATTATTGCATCATGACTAATATTGATTTCGACCATCCTGATTATTTTAAAGATGTTAAGGATGTTTTCGCAGCGTTTCAAGATATGGCGATGCAAGTGAGAAAAGCAATCATAGCTTGTGGAGATGATGAATTTTTACAAGAAATCCATGCAAATGTTCCGGTCGTTTATTACGGTTTAGAGGAACACAATGATTTTCAAGGGCGTAATATTAAAGTGGAAGAACATGGCACTGTTTTTGATGTGTTTGTCCGTAATAATTTTTATGGAACATTTACAATTCCAGGGTTCGGAAAGCATAATGTCTTAAATGCTTTAGCTGTGATTGCGCTTTGTCATTATGAAAATGTTCCGGCTGATGTGATTAAGGAAAATCTAGGCACATTTGCTGGCGTGAAACGTCGTTTTAGTGAAAAAGTGGTTGGAGATCAAGTCTTAATTGACGACTATGCGCACCACCCAACCGAAATTAATGCTACCATTGAAGCGGCCAAGCAAAAGTATCCGGATAAACAAGTTGTAGCGATTTTCCAACCGCATACGTTTACACGTACAAAAACATTTTTACAGGAATTTGCGGATTGTTTAAAAGAGGCTGATCAGGTTTACCTTTGTGATATTTTTAGCTCAGCGCGAGAGAATGATGGCAACTTAACGATTGAGGACTTACAACAGTTAATTCCAGGAGCAAAGACGATCACCGTTGAATCTGTTGACCAGTTAAAAACGTTATCAAATAGTGTACTGTTATTTATGGGAGCTGGGGACATTCAGAAGTTTCAACAGGCCTATGAACAGATGATCACGTAA